One window of the Chitinophaga niabensis genome contains the following:
- a CDS encoding cytochrome-c peroxidase, translated as MKIKVLIVLLGVFLLIQWQISGCNNRPEKGDAAVKEYFFNEMDTLLDELDKLDVLTDQKKPVAVLQGQFANCRFTYKKIEAVVEYYFQGVTKRINGPALPDVKTEDGVVWPPAGFQVIEQFLYDRYNDSLQPALSDKIKTLQTDLKFIKDNMQYISITGNHVKEMLQHQLIRVACMGITGFDAPLSKLSLQESGYSLQGIEKITLLYTGEADADTRKKVADAIQYLWLNNEFDNFDRLNFITSHLMPLSDILANAVPDIDRKMDSLVRKPFTGTLTLLMQGKGLNADYYSPYEIAKSNPEKVLLGKKLFFDTRLSRSNTISCASCHQPQLFFTDGKEKAGNFVHGGSLQRNTPTLYYAGFQSSQFYDLRSPSLEDQAHEVMKSSDEFNFSSAAIARKIAAEPEYIPMFKKAFNTDSIGGFEVRNAMAAFVRSLAPFSSSFDEYMRGNKRALSSEQIRGFNLFAGKAKCATCHFIPVFNGNIPPWYTKSESEIIGVPVKAVWENAVIDPDSGRYQINHIPELMFSFKTTTVRNAEKTGPYMHNGVFKTLDDVIEFYHKGGGAGIGINLPAQTLPFDSLTLNDNEKKSMIAFINGLTDKSINY; from the coding sequence ATGAAGATAAAGGTTCTCATTGTCCTGCTGGGTGTTTTCCTGCTTATACAATGGCAGATCAGTGGTTGTAATAACAGGCCTGAAAAAGGAGATGCCGCTGTAAAGGAATATTTTTTCAATGAAATGGATACGCTTTTAGACGAACTTGATAAACTTGACGTTCTGACGGATCAAAAGAAACCTGTTGCAGTATTGCAGGGCCAGTTTGCCAATTGCAGGTTTACATATAAAAAAATTGAAGCTGTTGTTGAATATTATTTCCAGGGAGTAACCAAACGTATTAACGGCCCGGCACTACCGGATGTGAAAACTGAAGATGGTGTGGTGTGGCCTCCTGCTGGATTTCAGGTAATTGAGCAGTTTTTATATGATCGATACAATGATAGTCTGCAACCTGCTTTATCAGATAAAATAAAGACCCTGCAGACAGATCTGAAGTTTATAAAAGATAATATGCAATATATCTCTATAACCGGGAACCATGTTAAAGAGATGCTGCAGCATCAGCTCATCAGGGTCGCCTGCATGGGTATTACGGGGTTTGACGCACCATTAAGCAAATTATCATTGCAGGAATCAGGTTATAGCTTACAGGGAATTGAAAAAATAACTTTGTTATATACAGGGGAGGCGGATGCGGATACCCGGAAAAAAGTAGCTGATGCCATACAGTATCTCTGGCTAAATAATGAGTTTGACAATTTCGACCGGTTAAATTTTATAACATCCCATTTAATGCCATTAAGTGATATCCTTGCTAATGCGGTTCCGGATATTGACAGGAAAATGGATAGTCTTGTAAGAAAACCTTTTACAGGTACACTTACATTATTAATGCAGGGGAAAGGCCTGAATGCTGATTATTATTCTCCGTACGAAATAGCAAAGAGCAATCCTGAAAAGGTTTTACTGGGTAAAAAACTCTTTTTTGATACCAGGCTTTCCCGATCAAACACTATTAGTTGTGCCAGTTGCCACCAGCCACAGTTGTTTTTTACTGATGGTAAGGAAAAAGCAGGGAATTTTGTACATGGCGGATCCTTGCAGCGTAATACGCCCACGCTTTACTATGCAGGCTTTCAAAGCAGCCAGTTCTATGACCTGCGATCCCCCTCGCTTGAGGACCAGGCTCACGAAGTAATGAAAAGCAGCGATGAGTTTAACTTCTCTTCTGCCGCCATTGCCCGGAAGATTGCTGCTGAGCCGGAATATATACCCATGTTTAAGAAGGCTTTTAATACAGACTCCATTGGTGGGTTTGAGGTTAGAAATGCAATGGCCGCATTTGTGAGATCACTTGCTCCCTTTTCTTCTTCTTTTGATGAATATATGAGAGGAAACAAAAGGGCATTAAGCAGTGAACAGATCAGAGGCTTTAATTTATTTGCGGGTAAAGCTAAATGCGCCACCTGTCATTTCATCCCGGTATTTAACGGGAATATTCCTCCCTGGTATACAAAATCAGAATCAGAGATCATAGGCGTACCGGTAAAGGCAGTTTGGGAAAATGCTGTAATTGATCCGGATAGCGGGCGCTATCAAATAAACCATATCCCGGAACTAATGTTTTCATTTAAAACCACAACCGTAAGAAACGCAGAGAAGACGGGGCCTTATATGCATAATGGTGTGTTCAAAACCCTTGATGATGTAATAGAATTTTATCACAAAGGGGGAGGTGCTGGTATTGGTATTAACTTACCTGCTCAAACATTGCCTTTTGATTCATTGACCCTGAATGACAATGAAAAAAAATCCATGATAGCTTTTATTAATGGATTAACAGACAAAAGTATAAACTATTAA
- a CDS encoding heavy-metal-associated domain-containing protein produces MKTIRIFMAIAIAVLSAQGVKAQDHKLNLFNFEPKAQKATIKVYGECGMCKRRIEKALKIEGIKSSYWDVDTKLLTVNYHKKKTDIDKISALIAAAGHDTDKVRAKDEVYNAFPDCCQYERAPDNSPSEATK; encoded by the coding sequence ATGAAAACGATTAGAATATTCATGGCTATTGCCATTGCCGTATTATCTGCCCAGGGAGTCAAAGCACAGGATCATAAGCTCAATCTTTTCAACTTCGAGCCAAAGGCACAAAAAGCCACCATTAAAGTATATGGCGAGTGCGGGATGTGTAAAAGACGTATTGAAAAAGCCCTGAAAATTGAAGGGATCAAATCCTCCTATTGGGATGTGGATACCAAATTACTGACGGTAAACTATCACAAAAAGAAAACAGACATTGATAAAATCTCTGCTTTGATCGCTGCTGCAGGGCATGATACCGATAAAGTAAGGGCAAAAGATGAGGTCTACAATGCATTTCCGGATTGTTGCCAATATGAAAGAGCACCTGACAATAGCCCATCAGAGGCAACAAAATAA
- a CDS encoding sugar phosphate isomerase/epimerase family protein: MRFGINTFLFTSPFTNDSITLFPRFKAWGFDSVEIALEDPAHINPSLVRRALDDNGLVCGSICAAMGPGRDLRGSVQEQETSLSYLKSVLDVMPILGCGMLAGPLYSSVGRAGVETPDDYQQQWELVVKHLSNLSMYAAEMGLQLAIEPLNRYETDFINTAEQALQMIDAVGNEALLLHLDTYHMNIEEKDPVQVILQAGHRLGHFHACGSDRGTPGKDHIDWRMINAALQVTGYTGDVVIESFTPDVKVIAKAASIWRQIESSQEAIAVEGLAFLRHKIN, encoded by the coding sequence ATGCGTTTTGGCATCAATACTTTTCTTTTCACTTCGCCATTTACGAATGACAGTATTACGCTGTTCCCCCGTTTCAAAGCATGGGGGTTTGATTCTGTTGAAATTGCGCTGGAAGATCCGGCACATATTAATCCCTCGCTGGTACGGCGGGCGCTTGATGATAACGGACTGGTATGTGGTTCCATATGTGCAGCCATGGGTCCCGGGCGCGATCTGCGGGGGAGTGTTCAGGAACAGGAAACTTCCCTCTCCTATCTCAAAAGCGTGCTGGATGTAATGCCCATACTGGGTTGCGGTATGCTGGCAGGGCCGCTGTATTCTTCTGTAGGAAGAGCCGGCGTTGAAACACCCGATGACTATCAGCAGCAATGGGAACTGGTGGTAAAACATTTGAGCAACCTCTCCATGTATGCCGCTGAAATGGGCCTGCAACTCGCCATTGAACCGTTGAACCGTTATGAAACGGATTTCATCAATACAGCAGAGCAGGCATTGCAGATGATCGATGCAGTTGGCAACGAAGCGCTGTTGCTACACCTGGATACTTATCACATGAATATTGAAGAAAAAGATCCGGTGCAGGTTATTCTGCAGGCAGGGCATCGCCTTGGGCATTTTCATGCATGCGGCAGTGACCGGGGAACGCCGGGTAAGGACCACATAGACTGGCGTATGATCAATGCCGCACTGCAGGTAACCGGGTATACCGGTGATGTGGTGATAGAGTCTTTTACACCGGATGTAAAAGTTATTGCCAAAGCAGCCTCCATCTGGAGGCAGATAGAAAGCTCGCAGGAGGCCATTGCTGTGGAGGGATTGGCCTTTTTGCGGCACAAGATTAACTGA
- a CDS encoding FG-GAP repeat domain-containing protein, producing MMKQFVLPLLLVSNIATAQFSKQVITREFITEGVAVGDVNKDGRKDIIAGAYWFAAPGWKRHALAKADTFSVSNGYSNSFLNFGMDVNQDGWTDLVRIDFPGKAAVWHENPRNKPGHWKTHPVYKSVGNESPLMTDMDGDGRLDLLCNDPQEKKVIWLRSPDKGDTAWQRFVIAEGNARGAEMFTHGLGFGDVNGDGHKDVLIREGWWENPGNPRQNNWTFHPADLGADCSQMYVLDVNKDGLPDVISASAHNYGIWWHEQVSGGSWKHHEIHRSFSQTHGVALADINGDGYPDIITGKRYFAHNGGDPGAFEPAVLYWFEFKPGSTPAWIPHQVDNDSGVGLHLVVEDMNGDGKLDIVVGNKKGVHLFLQKK from the coding sequence ATGATGAAGCAATTCGTACTGCCATTACTCCTGGTGAGCAATATAGCTACCGCCCAATTTTCTAAACAGGTGATCACCCGCGAATTTATTACGGAAGGGGTGGCTGTTGGTGATGTAAACAAGGATGGCCGCAAGGATATTATCGCCGGGGCTTACTGGTTTGCGGCACCCGGCTGGAAGCGCCATGCACTGGCTAAAGCAGATACCTTTTCCGTCAGTAACGGATACAGTAATTCCTTTCTCAACTTTGGTATGGATGTAAACCAGGATGGATGGACGGACCTGGTGCGCATCGATTTTCCCGGTAAGGCAGCAGTATGGCATGAGAACCCGCGTAATAAACCCGGGCACTGGAAAACACATCCTGTATATAAATCTGTAGGGAATGAATCTCCGCTTATGACCGATATGGACGGAGACGGCCGTCTTGATCTGCTATGTAATGACCCGCAGGAGAAGAAGGTGATCTGGCTGCGTTCTCCGGACAAAGGTGATACAGCCTGGCAACGCTTTGTGATCGCTGAAGGAAATGCACGGGGGGCAGAGATGTTCACCCATGGATTAGGCTTTGGGGATGTTAACGGAGATGGCCACAAGGATGTGCTGATCAGGGAAGGCTGGTGGGAAAACCCCGGTAACCCCAGGCAAAACAATTGGACTTTTCACCCCGCAGACCTGGGCGCCGATTGTTCCCAGATGTATGTGCTGGATGTAAACAAGGATGGTTTACCGGATGTGATCAGCGCCTCTGCACATAACTATGGGATCTGGTGGCATGAGCAGGTAAGCGGTGGCTCCTGGAAACATCATGAGATACATAGATCATTTTCACAAACACATGGCGTAGCGCTGGCTGATATTAACGGTGATGGATATCCGGATATCATAACCGGCAAACGGTACTTTGCACACAATGGGGGTGACCCGGGTGCATTTGAACCTGCAGTCCTGTATTGGTTTGAGTTTAAGCCGGGAAGCACGCCTGCCTGGATACCGCACCAGGTAGATAATGATTCAGGCGTAGGCCTGCACCTGGTAGTAGAAGACATGAATGGAGATGGTAAACTGGATATTGTTGTGGGCAATAAAAAAGGGGTACACCTCTTCCTTCAGAAAAAATAA
- a CDS encoding PVC-type heme-binding CxxCH protein, with the protein MQYRYLLLSLLCATACIRQGKTDQAKTPKEKFSEHVRSTEFRTPEEERAGFKLPPGFEITLFASEPDISKPINMEFDDRGRLWVTQSSEYPMAANPGKGKDRISILEDKDGDGRADSFMHFEDSLNIPIGIMPVANGAIAYSIPDVYRYTDSNDDGKADQQQVLYGPFGFRDTHGMVNNLTRGFDGWIYACHGFTNTSTIAGTDGDSITMVSGNTFRFRVDGSRVERTSNGRVNPFGNAWDEWGYLYSADCHSKPIYQLIKGGEYPHFGKRSPGIGFAPEMMHYELGSTAIAGLDYYIGEQFPGEYRHNFYSGDVVTCQINRNSMTLQGTTPTTKREADFLLSDDPWFRPVDIKTGPDGALYVADFYNRIIGHYEVPLTHPGRDRISGRIWKITYTGNKPAKVTDWTKASMQELLAGLQHPQLNIRMKVADRLVDVWKDKAVDPVKKMMGSAKGYAYIQGLWILFRLHELPDDLLNNALHHKDAMIRVHALRVLREMNTLSEQHRSIAITALKDENPHVRRIAAETLGRFADAGSVAPLLALYDETGEADSHLRYTLLASIRNNLQNDKVMQQTAHAKWTDAQLAVLTIAMLDAPSPLAANFILNYLQKHAVPQEQLIKSLEYIGRYVPPANLDAAIALIRQKFAKEPDVQFTIYNTIRQGMVQSGTSVPPRMRQWGVQMAEHLLTNISTATDTWKSKTLNDPLNPWKVQDDFLTDVMPAFRIIFSEWKGYHPMAVLHSAPFKLPATLQMNVFDNDLDNSTEKKGTSRNTVRIRLSGTDQVVAEYRLRMDRKVVWKDLIKKTTFDLHSWQGQQGYIEVTDSSVTGAIGIGKLAPAVLPMPAVSPGEIAERRAHAVEMAGDLKVNSLEPVLRKLLSAPWADINVRMAAAPALMNLSLQGNISYLGAIFNDPAQPAVLREKVAQALAQSPSPAVYAMLAKGLSGIPRNGQVSIATLLANTQAGADHLLAALKAGDIHPDVIAEPAVKERLIAHVTPAQQQELDKLTTGNANARQQLIADRLEGFTHVTVKAEDGRNVFIQNCSMCHQIKGNGGMVGPQLDGIGNWGAKALTEKILDPNRNISAAFRNYNITLKNGKTLSGLYRRTEGAVQVFTNAAGQEFTVASGDIKEKKASVYTLMPDQFGKNIPEQDFYALLKFLLSTK; encoded by the coding sequence ATGCAATACAGGTATTTACTCTTATCCCTGCTGTGCGCAACTGCATGCATCCGGCAGGGAAAAACAGATCAGGCAAAAACACCGAAAGAAAAATTTTCAGAACATGTTCGATCCACCGAATTCCGTACACCGGAAGAAGAACGGGCTGGTTTCAAGCTGCCGCCAGGTTTTGAGATCACCTTGTTTGCTTCAGAGCCGGATATCAGTAAACCCATCAATATGGAATTTGATGACCGGGGCCGCCTTTGGGTGACGCAATCTTCCGAATACCCAATGGCGGCCAATCCCGGCAAGGGAAAGGACCGTATCAGCATCCTGGAAGATAAAGATGGAGATGGCAGAGCAGATAGCTTTATGCATTTTGAGGACAGCCTGAATATTCCCATAGGTATTATGCCGGTGGCCAACGGCGCCATCGCTTACAGCATCCCCGATGTATATCGTTATACGGATAGTAATGATGATGGTAAGGCCGATCAGCAACAGGTATTATACGGGCCCTTTGGTTTCCGTGACACCCACGGCATGGTGAACAACCTCACCCGCGGTTTTGATGGCTGGATCTATGCCTGCCATGGTTTCACCAACACTTCTACCATTGCCGGTACAGACGGGGATTCTATAACAATGGTATCCGGCAATACGTTCCGTTTCCGGGTAGATGGCAGCCGGGTGGAACGTACTTCCAATGGACGGGTGAATCCTTTCGGTAATGCCTGGGATGAATGGGGCTACCTGTATTCCGCCGATTGTCATTCCAAACCTATTTATCAGCTGATCAAAGGAGGTGAATATCCACACTTTGGTAAAAGATCACCGGGCATTGGCTTTGCCCCGGAGATGATGCATTATGAGCTGGGTTCTACAGCCATCGCCGGGCTGGATTATTATATAGGCGAGCAATTCCCTGGGGAATACCGTCATAATTTTTATTCAGGGGATGTAGTGACCTGCCAGATCAACCGCAACAGCATGACATTGCAGGGCACTACTCCCACTACAAAACGGGAGGCTGATTTCCTGTTGAGTGATGATCCCTGGTTCCGCCCCGTGGATATTAAAACAGGCCCGGATGGAGCCTTGTATGTTGCAGATTTTTATAACCGTATTATCGGTCACTATGAGGTACCCCTCACACATCCCGGCAGGGACAGGATAAGCGGGCGGATCTGGAAGATCACTTATACGGGTAATAAACCTGCAAAAGTAACTGACTGGACCAAAGCCTCCATGCAGGAACTGCTGGCTGGTTTACAACATCCCCAACTGAACATCCGTATGAAAGTTGCGGACCGGCTGGTAGATGTATGGAAAGACAAAGCGGTTGATCCGGTGAAAAAGATGATGGGATCTGCTAAAGGTTATGCTTATATACAGGGATTATGGATACTTTTCCGTTTGCATGAATTACCTGATGATCTGCTCAATAACGCCCTGCATCACAAAGATGCCATGATACGTGTACATGCCTTACGTGTATTGCGGGAAATGAATACCCTCAGTGAACAACACCGCAGCATTGCCATCACCGCATTGAAAGATGAGAACCCGCATGTACGCCGTATAGCAGCTGAAACACTGGGCCGCTTTGCAGATGCAGGCAGTGTTGCGCCGCTGCTTGCTTTGTATGACGAAACCGGTGAAGCAGACTCGCACCTGCGTTATACATTGCTGGCCAGCATCCGCAACAACCTGCAAAATGATAAAGTGATGCAGCAGACGGCACATGCAAAATGGACGGATGCTCAACTGGCTGTATTAACGATCGCCATGCTGGATGCACCCTCTCCATTAGCCGCCAATTTTATACTGAACTATCTGCAAAAGCATGCCGTACCACAGGAACAACTCATAAAAAGCCTGGAATATATTGGCCGATATGTACCACCGGCCAACCTGGATGCAGCCATTGCACTTATCAGGCAGAAATTTGCAAAGGAGCCGGATGTACAGTTCACCATCTACAATACCATCCGCCAGGGCATGGTGCAGAGCGGCACCAGCGTTCCGCCACGCATGCGGCAATGGGGTGTACAGATGGCAGAACATCTGCTGACAAATATCTCTACGGCAACAGATACCTGGAAAAGCAAGACCCTGAACGATCCACTTAATCCCTGGAAAGTACAGGATGACTTTCTGACGGATGTGATGCCGGCATTCCGGATCATATTCAGTGAATGGAAAGGTTATCATCCTATGGCAGTATTGCATTCTGCTCCGTTCAAACTACCCGCTACGCTGCAGATGAATGTATTTGACAATGATCTTGATAACAGTACAGAGAAAAAAGGCACCTCCCGCAATACGGTCCGTATACGCCTGAGTGGTACTGATCAGGTAGTAGCAGAATACCGGCTGCGTATGGACCGCAAAGTTGTATGGAAAGACCTCATCAAAAAAACAACATTCGACCTGCATAGCTGGCAGGGGCAGCAGGGCTACATTGAAGTAACAGACAGTTCTGTTACAGGCGCCATCGGTATCGGCAAGCTGGCGCCGGCCGTGCTGCCTATGCCGGCTGTAAGCCCCGGTGAAATAGCAGAACGCAGGGCACATGCAGTAGAAATGGCAGGAGATCTTAAGGTGAATTCGCTGGAGCCTGTGTTGCGTAAGTTATTATCAGCACCCTGGGCAGATATCAATGTACGCATGGCTGCGGCCCCCGCACTGATGAACCTTTCCCTTCAAGGAAATATCAGTTACCTTGGAGCTATATTCAACGATCCTGCCCAACCTGCCGTATTACGCGAAAAAGTAGCGCAGGCATTGGCGCAAAGCCCCTCGCCTGCTGTATACGCCATGCTGGCCAAAGGTTTAAGCGGCATCCCCCGTAATGGCCAGGTAAGCATTGCTACCCTGCTGGCCAATACACAGGCAGGTGCTGATCATTTGCTGGCCGCTCTCAAGGCTGGCGACATCCACCCGGATGTGATCGCTGAACCGGCTGTAAAAGAGCGCCTGATTGCACATGTAACACCCGCACAGCAACAGGAGCTCGATAAACTAACAACAGGCAACGCTAATGCAAGGCAACAATTGATCGCGGACAGGCTGGAAGGCTTTACACATGTTACCGTTAAGGCAGAAGATGGAAGGAATGTGTTTATACAGAACTGCAGTATGTGCCACCAGATCAAAGGTAACGGTGGTATGGTAGGCCCGCAGCTGGATGGTATTGGTAACTGGGGAGCGAAGGCCCTTACAGAAAAGATCCTGGACCCTAACCGCAATATTTCAGCAGCTTTCCGCAACTATAATATCACCTTAAAAAACGGGAAAACACTCAGTGGCTTATACCGCCGTACGGAAGGAGCCGTTCAGGTGTTCACCAATGCAGCCGGCCAGGAATTTACTGTTGCCAGCGGTGATATCAAAGAGAAGAAAGCATCCGTTTATACATTGATGCCTGACCAGTTTGGTAAAAACATACCGGAGCAGGATTTTTATGCGTTACTAAAATTTTTACTCAGCACAAAATGA
- a CDS encoding DUF3823 domain-containing protein: MKTWIIVSAVLFASCKLDQYDAPSATIHGSLKDVNGGALIQQDVEAGSRIIYKEHGYQNPEEQQMIFKETGEYRNNLMFPGLYDIYFNESNFVKPDTLKSYAVKSGDNQLDFTVQPYIRVSNVSIVKTGNEIVATFTITPTVANNVKQIGLFGHIDRIVGNQFAQQRATQNIDAASKDTPKTYTLKFSTNGFTAGKTYYFRVGALIDVANAKYNYAPSVTISL, encoded by the coding sequence ATGAAAACATGGATCATAGTATCGGCTGTTCTGTTTGCATCCTGCAAATTAGATCAGTATGACGCGCCCAGCGCCACCATTCATGGCTCCTTAAAGGATGTTAACGGTGGCGCGCTTATTCAGCAGGACGTAGAAGCCGGCTCCAGGATCATTTACAAGGAACATGGTTACCAGAATCCTGAAGAGCAGCAGATGATCTTTAAAGAAACAGGGGAATACCGTAACAATCTGATGTTCCCGGGCCTTTATGATATTTATTTTAATGAAAGTAATTTCGTAAAACCGGATACGCTTAAATCTTACGCGGTTAAAAGCGGCGATAACCAGCTTGATTTCACCGTGCAACCTTACATCAGGGTAAGTAATGTTTCCATCGTAAAAACAGGGAATGAAATTGTAGCCACCTTCACTATCACACCTACCGTAGCCAATAATGTAAAACAGATCGGCCTCTTCGGGCATATCGACCGTATAGTGGGCAACCAGTTTGCGCAACAGCGGGCTACACAGAACATCGATGCGGCATCGAAGGACACGCCTAAAACTTACACGTTGAAGTTCAGTACGAATGGATTTACAGCAGGCAAAACGTATTATTTCAGGGTAGGTGCATTGATAGATGTTGCCAATGCAAAATACAACTATGCTCCTTCCGTAACGATCAGTCTCTAA
- a CDS encoding RagB/SusD family nutrient uptake outer membrane protein, translating into MKRYTTLLIISLFCLSSCSNFLEVEPKDRMTGNALFASDGGINAYMAGLYFDLPMEDYRYDFTNRFNLTRCDGGKTNMMATPEAVHSEWGDHAGQPDRFGNWGDLYVYVRKYNELKENLPLMRPSNPATLEMLRGEYHFFLAYTYFALARRYGGVPIITEVQQFNGDYKTIKIPRSKEVATWKFILAECDSAAKLLPNTTIQERANKWTAFALKSRVALHAASVGKFWNANGAALSGQAVTEGLAGGFTAEDIRFFYQECINASAEVIKSGKFALYGEAPATLNEAAINYGKVFTAGKGISEVILLRNFIYPGVAHNMGKWHEPNQLSVEFGGRVGPTLDLVESYAKIDPLTRAGTYNVKLETTTDGNENYTVGYAFSKTINYKRYDNLTEIFANRDPRLYASVILPGTQWGGKTIIMQGGLVKNNGDAIWQTNDKYTYNGVDYYGKGDASEGNVSGWVSNRANGTRSGFLLKKYLNGANDQVWDQVVTPFSELRYAEVLLNYAEAVAESSLPDAGGVITAREALNKVRKRAGFLDNVDLTTQNVRYERKAEFALEYNTTWEYYRRREYHTFFNNTYHRRGLITMADFITGSLKYIFVRANVEPGNSAKNFEPKAYYRPIPGIENNSLIQNPNY; encoded by the coding sequence ATGAAGCGTTACACAACTCTTTTAATAATATCCCTGTTCTGCCTGAGTTCCTGCTCCAACTTCCTGGAAGTAGAACCGAAGGACAGGATGACGGGAAATGCCCTGTTTGCCAGCGATGGCGGCATCAATGCCTATATGGCGGGGCTGTATTTTGATCTGCCGATGGAAGATTACCGTTATGATTTCACCAACAGGTTTAATCTCACCCGTTGTGATGGCGGTAAAACCAATATGATGGCCACACCTGAAGCAGTGCACAGTGAATGGGGCGATCATGCGGGGCAACCGGATAGGTTCGGCAACTGGGGAGATCTGTATGTATATGTACGGAAGTACAACGAACTAAAAGAAAACCTCCCGCTGATGCGGCCATCCAACCCGGCTACATTAGAGATGCTGCGGGGCGAGTACCATTTCTTTTTAGCCTATACTTACTTCGCATTGGCCAGAAGATATGGCGGCGTACCCATCATTACAGAAGTGCAGCAGTTCAACGGAGATTACAAGACTATCAAAATTCCCCGCAGTAAAGAAGTAGCTACCTGGAAGTTCATCCTCGCGGAATGTGACAGTGCTGCCAAACTGCTGCCTAATACCACCATACAGGAACGTGCGAACAAATGGACGGCCTTTGCTTTAAAATCAAGGGTGGCGCTGCATGCTGCCTCTGTTGGTAAATTCTGGAACGCCAATGGCGCCGCCCTCTCTGGCCAGGCTGTTACAGAAGGCCTTGCAGGTGGATTCACCGCAGAAGATATCCGGTTCTTCTACCAGGAGTGTATCAATGCATCCGCTGAAGTGATCAAAAGCGGTAAGTTTGCTTTGTATGGAGAAGCGCCTGCAACACTGAATGAAGCCGCTATTAACTATGGCAAGGTGTTCACAGCAGGGAAAGGTATATCAGAAGTGATCCTGCTCCGGAACTTCATCTATCCCGGCGTTGCACATAATATGGGTAAATGGCATGAGCCAAATCAATTGTCGGTTGAATTTGGCGGCCGCGTAGGCCCCACATTAGACCTGGTTGAATCCTACGCAAAGATCGATCCCCTTACCCGCGCAGGCACTTATAATGTAAAACTCGAAACGACTACAGATGGTAACGAAAATTATACCGTAGGGTATGCCTTCTCTAAAACCATCAATTACAAAAGATATGACAACCTCACGGAGATCTTCGCTAACAGGGATCCTCGCTTATATGCATCTGTTATACTGCCCGGCACCCAATGGGGCGGGAAAACCATCATTATGCAGGGAGGCCTTGTAAAGAACAACGGAGATGCTATCTGGCAGACTAACGACAAATACACTTACAATGGCGTTGATTACTATGGTAAAGGAGATGCCAGCGAAGGAAATGTTTCAGGATGGGTGAGCAACCGCGCCAATGGTACCCGCTCCGGCTTTCTGTTGAAGAAGTACCTGAATGGCGCCAATGACCAGGTATGGGACCAGGTGGTAACACCTTTCTCGGAACTACGGTATGCAGAAGTATTACTGAACTATGCAGAAGCTGTTGCCGAAAGCAGCCTGCCTGATGCAGGAGGTGTTATCACCGCAAGGGAAGCATTGAATAAAGTACGTAAACGCGCCGGATTCCTGGACAATGTTGATCTCACCACACAGAACGTACGTTATGAGCGCAAAGCTGAGTTTGCCCTGGAATATAATACCACCTGGGAATATTACAGGCGCAGGGAATACCACACCTTCTTCAATAACACCTATCACCGCAGAGGCCTTATAACCATGGCCGACTTTATAACAGGATCTTTGAAATACATTTTCGTGCGGGCGAATGTGGAACCGGGGAATAGTGCCAAGAACTTTGAACCCAAAGCCTACTACCGTCCTATCCCCGGTATTGAAAACAACTCTTTGATTCAAAATCCTAACTACTAA